From the Brachybacterium sillae genome, the window CCCCGGTGGCGGACGCCCTCGGCGGTGACCTCGACTCTCCGGGTATCGCGGCCCCCCTGGAGGATCTGACTGCGGCGTGCACCGCCGCCGGGTACGCCACGGGCTCCGGGCAGGAGCCTTCCGGCGGCGACGAAGGAGGACTGGTGTGAGCACTGTGGAGGTCGCCGTCGCGACCATCGGCAAGGCGCACGGGCTGCGCGGCGAGGTCGCCCTGTTGCTGCGCACCGACCGCCCCGAGGAACGGCTCGCCGACGGCACCGCCTTCGCGCTGGACGTGCCCGGGGCGCCGCGCACCCTCACGGTGGCCGGCACCCGCGTGCAGCAGGGCCGCTGGTATGCCAAATTCGTGGAGGTCACCGACCGCACGGCCGCCGAGCAGCTGCGCGGGGCCGAGCTGACCCTCGAGGTCGACCCGGAGGCGGAGGCCGAGGAGGACCCCGACGCCTGGTACGCCTTCGAGCTGCAGGGCCTGACGGTGCGGCATGTCGCCGATGATCGCGTGCTCGGGGAGGTCATCGACCTGGAGCACTACCCCGCCCAGGACCTGCTGATCGTGCGAGGGGCCGATGGTCGCCGCGTGATGCTGCCGTTCGTGGAGGAACTGGTGCCCGAGGTCGATCTGGAGCAGGGGGTGGTGCGGGCCGACCCGCCCGGCGGCCTCTTCGACGATGACGTCGTCTCCGAGCGCGACCCCGAGATCGACCCCGGTCACGAGGGCTGAGCCGGTGCGGATCGACGTCCTCACCGTCTTCCCGGAGTACCTGCAGCCGCTGGACCTGTCCCTCATCGGCAAGGCCCGCCGCCGGGGAGTCCTCGACCTCCACGTCCACGACCTGCGGGA encodes:
- the rimM gene encoding ribosome maturation factor RimM (Essential for efficient processing of 16S rRNA); the protein is MSTVEVAVATIGKAHGLRGEVALLLRTDRPEERLADGTAFALDVPGAPRTLTVAGTRVQQGRWYAKFVEVTDRTAAEQLRGAELTLEVDPEAEAEEDPDAWYAFELQGLTVRHVADDRVLGEVIDLEHYPAQDLLIVRGADGRRVMLPFVEELVPEVDLEQGVVRADPPGGLFDDDVVSERDPEIDPGHEG